One Streptomyces sp. V4I8 genomic window carries:
- a CDS encoding C40 family peptidase yields the protein MGSGKHGLIAAAVTVVCAVTVAGVPGTAFAAPSPTPTPSASSSTVTNQDLEAVRKKLEKLYHAAAVATDEYNAAEEAAEKQSAEIVALAKKIVEGQEKLAELKKRAGAAAAAQYRSGGLPDEAHLLLSDDPQAFLDGTGRVLQGQRATKGLLAEMTRTQQDLEQYAKDASAQWQKLEAGRKAKAAAKKKIKKQIAAAEEVESQLEEEEKERLAKLEAEAAHKAQTAWLDSGILKDIKGKASEQGRKAVEYATAQLGKPYEWGAEGPTTYDCSGLTSQAWASAGSGIPRTSQEQWKQLKRIDIEDMRPGDLIIYNDDASHVALYVGDGAIIHAPRPGRTVTVAGAGSMPILGVVRPDA from the coding sequence ATGGGTTCGGGCAAGCACGGCCTGATCGCAGCGGCCGTGACCGTCGTCTGCGCGGTCACCGTTGCGGGAGTACCAGGCACGGCGTTCGCGGCGCCATCCCCCACCCCGACCCCGAGTGCCTCCTCGTCCACCGTGACGAACCAGGATCTTGAGGCCGTCCGCAAGAAGCTGGAGAAGCTCTACCACGCCGCGGCCGTCGCCACCGACGAGTACAACGCCGCCGAGGAGGCGGCCGAGAAGCAGTCCGCCGAGATCGTCGCGCTGGCGAAGAAGATCGTCGAAGGCCAGGAGAAGCTCGCCGAGTTGAAGAAGCGCGCGGGCGCCGCGGCCGCCGCCCAGTACCGCTCCGGTGGGCTGCCCGACGAAGCGCACCTGCTGCTCAGCGACGACCCGCAGGCGTTCCTCGACGGCACGGGCCGGGTGCTGCAGGGCCAGCGCGCGACCAAGGGGCTGCTGGCGGAAATGACCCGCACCCAGCAGGACTTGGAGCAGTACGCGAAGGACGCCTCCGCCCAGTGGCAGAAGCTGGAGGCGGGCCGCAAGGCCAAGGCCGCCGCCAAGAAGAAGATCAAGAAGCAGATCGCGGCGGCCGAAGAGGTCGAGTCCCAGTTGGAGGAGGAGGAAAAGGAGCGCCTCGCCAAGCTGGAGGCCGAAGCCGCACACAAGGCGCAGACCGCCTGGCTGGACTCCGGCATCCTGAAGGACATCAAGGGCAAGGCGTCGGAACAGGGCCGCAAGGCCGTCGAGTACGCCACCGCCCAGCTGGGCAAACCATACGAATGGGGCGCTGAGGGTCCGACGACCTACGACTGTTCAGGACTCACGTCACAGGCCTGGGCGAGCGCCGGAAGTGGCATTCCGCGCACCTCGCAGGAGCAGTGGAAGCAGCTCAAGCGGATCGACATCGAGGACATGCGCCCCGGCGATCTCATCATCTACAACGACGACGCCAGCCATGTCGCCCTGTACGTCGGCGACGGCGCGATCATCCACGCGCCACGACCGGGGCGGACGGTGACGGTCGCGGGGGCCGGGTCGATGCCGATCCTCGGGGTGGTTCGGCCCGATGCGTAA